TTCGTCGCGCGAACGTCAGTCCCGCGGCGAGTTCCGCTTCCTGCGGCGTGCGATTGGCGAGCGGATTCGTCGCCGGATGCGGATGAAACGGAAAAATATTCCAAAGTAAGAACGATTCCGGTCGCAGTCCCGCGTCCAATGCCGCCTGCCACACCATGGTATCCGTCGGTTCGTTATAGCCGAGTCGGGCGCGCGTGTTCGGCATTTCGTCCGTCACGCGCGACGTGCGTTCAACCGTCTCTGGCGTCAGAAAAATATCCTGCGGACCGACGCGTTTGTGATGTCCCAAAAGCATGCGTTCGCAGGTCAGCGCGATCCCGGAAAAGCGGCAACCCTGATATCCCGCCGCCTCCGCCAGCAGCAACACGCGCGGCGCGGGCCGCACCGCCAGGTAGCGACGCAGGTAGTCGCGCCGTAGCGCCGCCGCCCCCGGCAAATCGAGTTCCGTCTCGTCCTGTTCGCGCCAGGGATTCGCGACATCGTCACTCGTATACGCGCGCAAATCTTCAATCAGCGCTTCCATATCGCTCTTCATTATCCCTCCGTCGGACTTCGTAACGAAGCCGTATTCATGTAAATATCACCGGAATGAAAACTTTCTTTCAACCGTACGAGGTGCGCATACGATTCTTTCGCGAAGTGCTTGCGCTGCGAACGCGGCACCAACAGCGTCATTTCCTCACCGCGCTCCAGCGCCGTCACCAACTCTTCCTCCGTCACTTGCGGCATCGTGTACTTACCCGCCCATACCGCATTTCTCTCTTCGTCGCGATCGGCAAGGATCGGCACGATCCCCGCATAAAACGGGAACGAGGTCGTGTACGAGCGGTAGCAGTAGTGAACGCCCGGCTCCGCGGCCCACGCCGACGCGAGTTCTTCCGTGCTCCGATCACGCAGCACCGACGGCAATCCTTCCGCCGTCAACAAAAGAGAGGCGATCACCAGCATCCACGCGACCCGCGCGAAAAGACCTGCGCGAGAACCGTTGCGACGACTGCGCCACAACGTGTACGCGAAGAAAATCAAAAGCACGGCGGCCAAGCCGATCAGCGAGCGCTGCGAGTAAGCCGTTGCGCCGAGATACAAGGCCACCATGAAAAACGCGGGCACCGTGAGCCACGCGTCGTACGTGTTGCGGCCGCTGTCGACTGCGCGCAACCAGGCGCGTACGGCGAGCAGCACCAGCGGCAAAATCGCGATGTACGTATACGTAATGTACTTGGTCGCCATCGCCGTGTAAAAGAATAACGTGACCGCAGTCCAAACCGCGCAGAAACGATACGCCGCCGACGTATCCCAACGCCTGCGCACGATCTCCCGCAACGCCAACGGCGTCCACGGCAGCGCCGAAAGCGGTAAAATCAGCAAGTAATAATACCAGTGATTATCCTCGGGATGTTCGGAAACCGTGGCCCGCGTAATATTGTGCAGACCCAGGAAGCCCTCAATAAAATCCGCGCCGTGCACCATGTACATCGTGACGTACCAGGGCGCCGATACGAGGAAAAACACAGCGATACCCGCCGGATCAAACAGGCGTTTCCAGCGGCGCGCGTCGGGCGTCACGGCGAGCCAAACCAATAAAATCAAACCCGGCAGCACAAGCCCCACCGGCCCTTTGGTGAGTACGGCCAAACCCGCGCCCGCGTACGCGAGCGTCATGCAGCGACGCGAATCTTCCGTCAAGCCGCGATACGCGCCGTACATCGTCACCGCCGTCCACAAAAGCAGCGCCGGATCCGTGACCACGCCGCGACTGAGCACCCAAAACGCAAATGTCGTCAGCAAAAATAAACCGCTGTACCAGTACGCGTCTTTGCGTCGCCAAAAACATTCACCCAAAACGCCCGTCATCACGACCGTCGCCGCCCCCATGACCGCGCCGGGCAAACGCGACGCGAAATCGCCGAACCCGAACAGCGCGTAGGAAATTTCCAGCAGCCAATACGCGAAAATCGGTTTATCAAACCAGTAATGACCGTAAATCTGCGGCGATATCCAATTCCCCGCCAACACCATTTCTTTCGCCGTCAGAGCGTAGTTGGACTCCACCGGATCCGTCACCGGCAAATTCCAATTAAACGCGCACAACGTGATCAGCGCCAGCAGAAACAGGCCGCCGTACTTGCGCCATAATGATCCATTCATCAAAGTCAGCGCTCCGCTCAACGACCCAAATCCAACACGATATCCACCGGGCAGTGGTCGCTGCCCATGACTTCGGGATAAATCCGCGCTTCCTGAATCTTCGGCGCCAGACGATCCGACACCAGGAAATAATCAATTCTCCACCCGACATTGCGTTCGCGCGATTTCGCGAAATAACTCCACCACGTGTACGCGTCCACCGCGTCCGGATACAGGTAACGGAACGAATCGGTAAAACCGGCATCCAGCAACTTCGTCATCATATCGCGTTCTTCATCGGTGAAACCGGCGTTGCGACGATTCGTCTTCGGATTTTTCAAGTCGATTTCCTTATGCGCCACATTCAAATCGCCGCACAACACGACCGGCTTCTCCTCATTCAACTCCAACAAATACGCGCGGAACGCATCTTCCCACGTCATGCGGTAGTCGAGCCGCGCGAGCTCCCGCTGACTGTTCGGCGTATAGCAGGTGACGAGGTAATGATCCGGATATTCGAGCGTAATCACGCGCCCCTCCTGATCATGCTCTTCGATCGCGATCCCGTACGATACATGTAGCGGTTCATGTTTCGTGAAAATGGCGGTGCCGCTGTAACCTTTTTTGACGGCGCTGTTCCAAAACTGATAGTAGCCCGGCAAATCCAACTCCATTTGGTGCGCCTGCATTTTCGTTTCCTGCAGACAAACCGCGTCCGCGGCGAATTCATCGAATCGTTCCATAAAACCTTTACGCACAGCCGCGCGTAAACCGTTTACATTCCAAGATACGTAATGCATGAAATCCTCCTTTACTGTCCGTTCCATTGTATGAAACTCACCGCGCGTTTGTCAAAACACAAACCGTTTATTTTACATATCATCGCTCAGATACCTCTCGCACTGTGCTATAATAAACAAAAATTTATGAGGAGGACTGTGATGAAACGGGTAGTGATAACGGTGCTCGGCGTGGATCGCGTCGGCATCATCGCGGCAGTCACCAAAGTGCTCGCCGAACAAAAGATCAATGTGTTGTCGATCAATCAAACTATTTTAGACGGTTTCTTCAACATGGTGCTGATGGGCGACATGACGGATGCGGAACTGGATATGCAAACCTTACAAAAACAGTTCGCGGATCTCGGTGAAAATATGGGGCTGGATATTCGCGCGCAACTCGCCGATGTGTTTTATAAAATGCACCGCGTGTAGGAGGTTCTATGCTGGATATTGAAGATATTTTAGCCACTCGCCGCATGTTTGAGGAAAATCGTCTGGACGTGCGCACCGTCACGCTCGGCGTTTCCCTGCGCGGCTGCATCGACCGTAACGGCGAAACAATGTGCCAAAAAATCTACGATCACATTTGTCGCGTCGCGGAAAATCTCGTGCCGACCGCGGAGGCGATTTCCCGTGAATACGGCGTGCCGATCATCAACAAGCGCGTCGCCGTCACACCGATTTCGCTCATCGCGGAGGCGAGCGACCTGACCGGTTATGTGCCGGTCGCGCAGGCCTTGGACCGTGCCGCGAAAACGTGCGGCATCGATTTTATCGGCGGCTTTTCCGCGCTGGTGCAAAACGGCATCACGCGCGGCGATCAAATTTTACTCGATTCCGTTCCGGAAGCGCTGGCGACCACCGATCGCGTCTGCTCCTCCATCGGCATCGGCTCGACGAAATCGGGCATTAATATGGATGCCGTTCGACAAATCGGCGAAATCATCAAAAAAACGGCCGCTTTGACCGCCGACAATGGCGCTTTAGGTTGCGCCAAACTCGTCGCGTTCTGCAATCCGGTCGAAGACAATCCGTTCATGGCGGGCGCGTTCCACGGCGTAACGCAAGGCGATCTCGCCGTTCACGTCGGCGTCTCCGGTCCGGGCGTTGTCAAACGGGCGCTTGAAGAAGTGCGCGGCGAATCGTTTGATGTCGTCGCGGAAACGATCAAAGAAACGGCGTTCATGGTCACTCGCGTCGGTCAGCTCGTCGCGCAGGTAGCGGCGGAGCGTTTGCGCGCGCCGTTCGGCATCATCGATCTGTCGCTTGCGCCGACCAGTGAAATCGGTGACAGCGTCGCCAAAATCTTGGAAGAAATGGGTCTCGAAAGCTGTGGCGCGCCGGGCACGACGGCCGCGCTCGCGCTCTTAAACGACGCCGTGAAAAAAGGCGGCATGATGGCCGCCAGTCGTGTCGGAGGCCTCTCCGGCGCGTTCATTCCCGTCAGCGAAGACCTCGGCATGATCGAAGCGGTCGAACGCGGCTCCTTGACGCTGGAAAAATTGGAAGCGATGACCTGCGTCTGCTCGGTCGGTCTTGATATGATCGCCGTCCCCGGCGACACCTCGGCCGCGACGCTCGCCGCGATTTTGGCGGATGAAGCGGCGATCGGCATGATCAATAACAAAACCACCGCCACCCGTTTGATTCCGGTGCCCGGCAAAAAAGTCGGCGACCTGGTCGAATTCGGCGGCCTGTTAGGATACGCGCCCGTCATTGCTGTCAATCGTTTCGACGCGTCGGAGTTCATCGCTCGCGGCGGCCGTATTCCCGCGCCGGTGCGC
The nucleotide sequence above comes from Negativicoccus succinicivorans. Encoded proteins:
- a CDS encoding uracil-DNA glycosylase; amino-acid sequence: MKSDMEALIEDLRAYTSDDVANPWREQDETELDLPGAAALRRDYLRRYLAVRPAPRVLLLAEAAGYQGCRFSGIALTCERMLLGHHKRVGPQDIFLTPETVERTSRVTDEMPNTRARLGYNEPTDTMVWQAALDAGLRPESFLLWNIFPFHPHPATNPLANRTPQEAELAAGLTFARRIIDMYRPPLIFAIGRKAQQMLAQGGIPSVALRHPANGGATEFRRGFQQAIQ
- a CDS encoding ArnT family glycosyltransferase, yielding MNGSLWRKYGGLFLLALITLCAFNWNLPVTDPVESNYALTAKEMVLAGNWISPQIYGHYWFDKPIFAYWLLEISYALFGFGDFASRLPGAVMGAATVVMTGVLGECFWRRKDAYWYSGLFLLTTFAFWVLSRGVVTDPALLLWTAVTMYGAYRGLTEDSRRCMTLAYAGAGLAVLTKGPVGLVLPGLILLVWLAVTPDARRWKRLFDPAGIAVFFLVSAPWYVTMYMVHGADFIEGFLGLHNITRATVSEHPEDNHWYYYLLILPLSALPWTPLALREIVRRRWDTSAAYRFCAVWTAVTLFFYTAMATKYITYTYIAILPLVLLAVRAWLRAVDSGRNTYDAWLTVPAFFMVALYLGATAYSQRSLIGLAAVLLIFFAYTLWRSRRNGSRAGLFARVAWMLVIASLLLTAEGLPSVLRDRSTEELASAWAAEPGVHYCYRSYTTSFPFYAGIVPILADRDEERNAVWAGKYTMPQVTEEELVTALERGEEMTLLVPRSQRKHFAKESYAHLVRLKESFHSGDIYMNTASLRSPTEG
- a CDS encoding exodeoxyribonuclease III, encoding MHYVSWNVNGLRAAVRKGFMERFDEFAADAVCLQETKMQAHQMELDLPGYYQFWNSAVKKGYSGTAIFTKHEPLHVSYGIAIEEHDQEGRVITLEYPDHYLVTCYTPNSQRELARLDYRMTWEDAFRAYLLELNEEKPVVLCGDLNVAHKEIDLKNPKTNRRNAGFTDEERDMMTKLLDAGFTDSFRYLYPDAVDAYTWWSYFAKSRERNVGWRIDYFLVSDRLAPKIQEARIYPEVMGSDHCPVDIVLDLGR
- a CDS encoding ACT domain-containing protein yields the protein MKRVVITVLGVDRVGIIAAVTKVLAEQKINVLSINQTILDGFFNMVLMGDMTDAELDMQTLQKQFADLGENMGLDIRAQLADVFYKMHRV
- a CDS encoding PFL family protein, with amino-acid sequence MLDIEDILATRRMFEENRLDVRTVTLGVSLRGCIDRNGETMCQKIYDHICRVAENLVPTAEAISREYGVPIINKRVAVTPISLIAEASDLTGYVPVAQALDRAAKTCGIDFIGGFSALVQNGITRGDQILLDSVPEALATTDRVCSSIGIGSTKSGINMDAVRQIGEIIKKTAALTADNGALGCAKLVAFCNPVEDNPFMAGAFHGVTQGDLAVHVGVSGPGVVKRALEEVRGESFDVVAETIKETAFMVTRVGQLVAQVAAERLRAPFGIIDLSLAPTSEIGDSVAKILEEMGLESCGAPGTTAALALLNDAVKKGGMMAASRVGGLSGAFIPVSEDLGMIEAVERGSLTLEKLEAMTCVCSVGLDMIAVPGDTSAATLAAILADEAAIGMINNKTTATRLIPVPGKKVGDLVEFGGLLGYAPVIAVNRFDASEFIARGGRIPAPVRSLTN